In one Roseburia intestinalis L1-82 genomic region, the following are encoded:
- the tnpC gene encoding IS66 family transposase, whose translation MDPFFTEEQLNNMSRENMMEVMRIMQNQVQKKETEVQLLKDKQKELEFMNAMLSDRLALAQRRRFGSSSEKYADGYEQMDLFNEAEVNADMDTAEIEEEIVIPSHKRKKRTGKKEEDLSNFEVTETIEYKLTGEDRYCPDCGTKYKVVTKEVVKRLKFIPSTFEVVEEVTYVYSCPKCGAMIRPEKEFPLIKGSIATPSLVAGIMNAKYVNGMPLARQEREFARYDLNLSTKTMANWIISCADRYLGLLYRQMKEEFLKSRYIHCDETRIQVIDEPDQKGSSQNWMWVYLTDHYSESPQMVLFDYERTRAGYHPVNFLGDTFHGYLTCDGYQAYHGLNDSITVTGCFTHARRRFDAALTALKKDFTKEQLKETVAYQAMTRIGILYKVEELIKDKTLEERYQERQKQSRPVVEALFEWLHSMEDSVDRSSLIGDAILYTLNQENYLRRYLDDGHLSIDNNSAERAIKNFAVGRRNWLFAKSIRGADASAVVYSIAETALLNGLKPYVYLSYVLDELRKMGPFPKPDDLNRLLPWSNELPEGFRTKKKK comes from the coding sequence ATGGATCCGTTTTTTACAGAGGAACAGCTGAATAACATGAGCCGTGAAAACATGATGGAAGTTATGCGAATCATGCAGAATCAGGTTCAAAAAAAAGAGACCGAGGTACAGCTTCTGAAAGACAAGCAGAAAGAACTGGAATTTATGAACGCAATGCTTTCAGACCGTCTTGCGCTTGCACAAAGAAGACGTTTCGGTTCTTCCAGTGAAAAATACGCAGATGGATATGAACAGATGGATCTGTTTAATGAGGCTGAAGTCAATGCAGATATGGATACTGCTGAGATTGAAGAGGAAATCGTGATTCCATCGCACAAACGGAAAAAACGCACCGGCAAAAAAGAAGAAGATCTCTCTAATTTCGAAGTAACAGAAACAATCGAATATAAACTGACCGGCGAAGACCGCTATTGTCCGGACTGTGGAACAAAGTATAAAGTCGTCACAAAAGAAGTCGTAAAACGACTGAAATTCATCCCCTCCACCTTTGAAGTGGTTGAAGAAGTAACCTATGTATACAGTTGTCCAAAATGTGGTGCTATGATCCGGCCGGAAAAAGAGTTTCCGCTGATCAAGGGAAGCATTGCTACACCTTCGCTGGTTGCCGGAATCATGAATGCAAAGTATGTCAATGGCATGCCGCTGGCAAGACAGGAACGGGAATTCGCAAGGTATGACTTAAATCTTTCAACAAAAACAATGGCAAACTGGATCATCAGCTGTGCAGACCGGTATCTGGGACTGCTTTATAGGCAGATGAAGGAAGAATTCCTAAAGAGCAGATACATCCATTGTGATGAGACCAGGATTCAGGTAATTGATGAACCGGATCAGAAAGGATCATCTCAAAACTGGATGTGGGTATATCTGACAGATCATTACAGTGAATCCCCACAGATGGTTCTCTTTGATTATGAGAGAACGCGTGCCGGATATCACCCGGTAAACTTCCTTGGAGATACATTTCATGGATATCTGACGTGTGATGGATACCAGGCGTATCATGGACTGAACGATTCCATTACCGTAACAGGATGCTTTACCCATGCGAGACGCCGTTTTGATGCTGCGCTCACGGCATTAAAAAAGGATTTCACAAAGGAGCAGCTGAAAGAAACAGTTGCATATCAGGCAATGACGAGGATCGGAATCCTGTATAAAGTAGAGGAACTGATCAAAGATAAGACACTGGAAGAACGGTATCAGGAACGCCAGAAGCAGTCGCGTCCAGTAGTGGAAGCTCTGTTTGAATGGCTGCATTCGATGGAAGATTCTGTAGACAGATCTTCCCTTATTGGTGATGCCATTTTATATACGCTGAATCAGGAAAACTATCTTCGCAGGTACTTGGATGACGGGCATCTGAGCATTGATAATAATAGTGCGGAGCGTGCAATCAAAAATTTTGCAGTAGGCCGCCGGAATTGGCTGTTTGCCAAGAGTATCCGTGGTGCAGATGCCAGTGCTGTTGTTTATAGTATCGCAGAAACAGCCCTGCTGAATGGTCTGAAGCCGTATGTATATCTTTCCTATGTATTAGACGAGCTTCGTAAAATGGGACCTTTTCCAAAGCCGGATGATCTAAATCGGCTTTTGCCATGGTCAAATGAATTACCGGAAGGATTTCGAACCAAAAAGAAGAAATAA
- the tnpA gene encoding IS66 family insertion sequence element accessory protein TnpA: MKTDEKITLWSERIHEFQFSGQTCKTWCQEHHVPVSTMNYWMRKLKKLDEQSDTDMIFAKMPTEKEISKNETLNISPSPVRIFITNAIRIEVMPECPPEFFRVLIQGLKDHA, from the coding sequence ATGAAAACAGATGAAAAAATCACGCTGTGGTCTGAACGAATCCATGAATTTCAATTCAGTGGGCAGACTTGCAAAACATGGTGTCAGGAACATCACGTTCCAGTCTCTACAATGAATTATTGGATGCGCAAGCTGAAAAAATTGGACGAACAATCAGATACAGATATGATTTTTGCAAAAATGCCAACGGAAAAAGAGATTTCAAAGAATGAGACTTTGAATATCAGCCCGTCTCCAGTCCGCATTTTTATCACAAACGCTATTCGGATTGAAGTGATGCCTGAATGCCCGCCGGAATTTTTTCGTGTTCTGATCCAGGGGCTGAAAGATCATGCTTGA
- the tnpB gene encoding IS66 family insertion sequence element accessory protein TnpB (TnpB, as the term is used for proteins encoded by IS66 family insertion elements, is considered an accessory protein, since TnpC, encoded by a neighboring gene, is a DDE family transposase.) — protein sequence MLDLAGGTTVYLACGATDLRKSYHGLAAIIKLKFKLDPYSRCMFAFCNRRRTSIKILQWDGSGFWILMKRLDKDSFHWPDTPDELQKVTLKEMHWLCDGLSLTPKGAFEERHPKIVV from the coding sequence ATGCTTGATCTGGCAGGTGGCACAACCGTTTACCTTGCCTGTGGAGCTACCGATCTGAGAAAAAGCTATCACGGACTGGCTGCAATTATCAAGCTAAAATTCAAACTTGATCCCTATTCGCGCTGCATGTTTGCGTTCTGCAACCGCAGGCGGACTTCTATTAAGATTCTGCAATGGGACGGATCCGGTTTCTGGATTCTGATGAAGAGGCTTGACAAAGATTCCTTTCACTGGCCGGATACTCCGGATGAATTACAGAAAGTGACCCTGAAAGAGATGCATTGGCTGTGTGATGGTCTTTCACTTACTCCGAAGGGAGCTTTTGAAGAAAGACATCCAAAGATTGTTGTATAA
- a CDS encoding RHS repeat-associated core domain-containing protein, whose product MRIRKKIGLYYNRFRYYDPSLGQYTQQDPIGLAGGNPTLYGYVFNTMWELDPFGLAWKDLLETGLGHHLFPRSVAKKLGIEEWAKLTAYSWYPYETAGSGALCLENSFPK is encoded by the coding sequence ATGAGGATAAGAAAGAAAATCGGTCTGTATTATAATCGTTTCCGCTACTATGATCCAAGTCTTGGTCAGTATACGCAACAGGATCCGATAGGGCTGGCAGGTGGAAATCCAACATTGTATGGGTATGTTTTTAATACAATGTGGGAACTTGATCCGTTTGGATTGGCTTGGAAAGATCTTTTAGAGACTGGATTAGGGCATCACCTTTTCCCAAGGTCTGTTGCGAAAAAATTAGGAATTGAGGAGTGGGCTAAACTGACGGCATATTCATGGTATCCATATGAGACAGCTGGATCGGGGGCACTTTGCCTGGAGAATAGTTTCCCAAAGTGA
- a CDS encoding helix-turn-helix domain-containing protein, with the protein METDYLSMCKNFYAATKIPVTLLKGKYAVYTSFNDITGTSPAYFREDLFPMSDHNPTFCSDSPDIGYGRLLIENTDYNLILGPVFNVPVTEELIRYSSRESGVSLENREQYAELLYAIPLLGQAQFANYLVFLHQCINHKTVPAEQLFLENDKLTLERFNQQTDQMVEDKEEGNVHNTYYFELELYQIIKNGNTDALKKFLSATRAPLKEGKMAGAPLRHAKNLFISAVVKAGIMGAIPGGVDIEKTYQLIDYYIQECEQLRTIEKINQLQYVMLLDFCQRAEETRIPEGISPDVYQCMTYIRNHTNEPISVEAAAAHTGRSASYMMKHFKGELGIRMGAYIMRCKLEEAKSLLTYSEKSLAEISSYLCFSSQSYFQNVFKKQYGVTPLQYRKQTKGRSN; encoded by the coding sequence ATGGAAACAGATTATCTATCTATGTGTAAGAATTTTTATGCGGCGACAAAAATCCCGGTCACATTACTGAAAGGCAAATATGCAGTCTATACTTCTTTTAATGATATCACTGGCACATCTCCTGCATACTTCCGTGAGGATCTCTTTCCCATGAGCGATCATAATCCGACCTTTTGCAGTGATTCTCCGGATATCGGCTACGGACGCCTTTTAATCGAGAATACCGACTATAATCTGATTCTCGGCCCGGTATTCAACGTTCCTGTCACCGAAGAACTAATTCGCTATTCCTCCAGAGAGAGTGGAGTCTCTTTAGAGAACAGGGAACAGTACGCAGAATTGCTCTATGCAATCCCCCTGCTTGGTCAGGCACAGTTTGCCAATTATCTGGTATTTCTCCATCAGTGCATCAACCACAAGACTGTCCCCGCAGAACAGCTCTTTCTGGAAAATGACAAGCTCACACTGGAGCGCTTTAACCAACAGACGGATCAAATGGTAGAAGATAAGGAAGAAGGAAATGTTCATAACACCTACTATTTTGAACTGGAATTGTATCAGATAATCAAGAATGGGAATACAGACGCCCTGAAGAAATTTCTCTCTGCCACCCGTGCTCCCCTCAAGGAAGGGAAGATGGCAGGCGCACCCTTGCGGCATGCCAAAAACCTCTTTATCAGCGCTGTAGTAAAAGCCGGTATCATGGGTGCAATCCCGGGCGGTGTGGATATCGAAAAAACATACCAGCTCATAGACTATTACATTCAAGAGTGTGAACAGCTGCGCACAATTGAGAAAATCAATCAGCTCCAGTATGTCATGCTTCTGGATTTCTGTCAGCGTGCCGAAGAAACACGCATCCCGGAAGGTATCTCCCCGGATGTCTATCAATGTATGACCTATATCCGGAACCACACAAATGAGCCTATCTCTGTAGAAGCTGCCGCCGCTCATACAGGGCGCAGTGCCTCTTATATGATGAAACACTTTAAAGGTGAACTCGGCATCCGGATGGGCGCTTACATTATGCGCTGCAAGCTGGAAGAAGCAAAAAGTCTTCTGACCTACAGCGAAAAAAGTCTGGCTGAAATCAGCAGCTATCTCTGCTTTTCCAGCCAGTCCTATTTTCAGAATGTATTCAAAAAGCAATACGGTGTCACACCGCTCCAATACCGGAAACAGACAAAAGGACGGTCAAACTGA
- a CDS encoding T6SS immunity protein Tdi1 domain-containing protein: MLQIEKGQDIKQELLHRYKTILPDELIKIWEDNGLARLMGEYLKAVNPEDYQELLKETYFRGNISIPILVTAFGDIVTFEEGQYIGMVKYKNGNFVMLAKNFKRFIQNLGDDYFLEKYFQIPQYIEAVNKLGKLEQDECFGYVPLLGLGGSEKIQNLKKVKIREYIELISQLVGKIGM; the protein is encoded by the coding sequence ATGTTGCAAATTGAAAAAGGTCAAGATATAAAACAGGAATTACTTCACAGATATAAAACAATATTACCTGATGAATTAATAAAAATATGGGAAGATAATGGATTGGCAAGATTGATGGGAGAATATCTAAAAGCAGTAAATCCAGAAGATTATCAGGAACTGCTTAAGGAAACATATTTTAGAGGAAATATTTCGATTCCGATACTAGTGACGGCTTTTGGGGATATAGTAACATTTGAAGAAGGCCAATATATTGGTATGGTGAAGTACAAAAATGGTAATTTCGTCATGCTCGCAAAAAATTTTAAACGTTTTATACAAAACCTTGGAGATGACTATTTTTTAGAAAAGTATTTTCAGATACCCCAGTATATAGAAGCAGTAAATAAATTAGGTAAACTGGAGCAGGATGAGTGCTTTGGTTATGTGCCATTATTGGGATTAGGTGGTAGCGAAAAGATTCAAAATCTGAAAAAAGTAAAAATTAGAGAATACATTGAATTAATATCACAGCTGGTGGGAAAAATTGGAATGTAG
- a CDS encoding DarT1-associated NADAR antitoxin family protein yields the protein MAKRPAWSVQDDVVICENFDFMWSGGFSITQKQKNIRALHQSIYEMKHEKALEVSSKSEVRVGKEIGAFSLELDGIFLENVFQAAKQYENGGPYLDLLNVSPKQAKRDERHCNSGKLVGFVRNDEIWTLEPKTAFYDYIYISALIKNFGYDLNISEYQWFTDIEFNPQKSINCQARAVAIYVALQKTALFNSLKSKDSWITFHERHVKG from the coding sequence ATGGCAAAACGCCCTGCATGGAGTGTTCAAGATGATGTTGTTATATGTGAAAATTTTGATTTTATGTGGAGTGGAGGATTTTCGATAACACAAAAACAAAAAAATATTAGAGCGTTACATCAGTCTATCTATGAAATGAAACATGAAAAGGCATTGGAAGTGTCAAGCAAGAGTGAGGTACGGGTTGGAAAAGAGATAGGAGCATTTTCTTTGGAATTAGATGGTATTTTTTTGGAAAATGTTTTTCAAGCAGCAAAGCAATATGAGAATGGGGGACCATATTTAGATTTGTTAAACGTGTCTCCGAAACAGGCAAAGAGAGATGAACGACACTGTAATTCTGGAAAGTTGGTGGGATTTGTGAGAAATGATGAAATATGGACGTTAGAGCCCAAAACAGCATTTTATGATTATATATATATTTCTGCTTTAATAAAAAATTTTGGCTATGACTTGAATATATCTGAATATCAGTGGTTTACAGACATAGAATTTAATCCACAAAAGTCAATTAATTGTCAAGCGAGAGCAGTGGCAATATATGTAGCATTACAGAAAACAGCTTTATTTAATTCATTAAAAAGCAAGGATAGTTGGATTACTTTCCATGAGAGACATGTAAAAGGTTAG
- a CDS encoding glycoside hydrolase family 3 protein, with amino-acid sequence MELQKYEQEHLDILRPLLPECTVLLKKNGDFPLGKPGKIALYGNGVRKTVKGGTGSGEVNSRFFEIVEDGFQKAGFEIVSRDWLDAYDEIYDKAQAGFTEEIRRRAQEHHTHPVIEGMGAVMPEPEYDLPLNVKGETAIYVLARISGEGNDREAREGDIFLTESERRTILELKRQYRRFMLVLNVGGPVDLSPVMEVENILILSQLGVQTGSALADLVLGKTYPSGKLTTTWTKWKDYPDFASFGEQDDTRYQEGIYVGYRYFDSVDKEVLFPFGYGVSYTNFEVRFKGLKLDKMTAEIGAEVVNIGDFCGKEVVQLYVSVPEGKLDQPYQTLASWKKTEELKPGEKQTVELSFLLTDLASYDEEQAAWILEQGEYTLRMGNSSRDTEVCGVISVPETLVIKSVKNCFGKPDFTDWKPERKRKDRVGKKIQSLEADISSVDIVKVVYEHKDEPMPEMEGFSDEELISLNVGAFVAGGGVTGIIGNASMSVAGAAGETAKVGEIPVIVMADGPAGLRLSQKCFRDENGIHSLGSTMPETMQNLLTEDERAYMNSMIPQPGEDSEIFEQYATAIPIGTAIAQSWNPLLAERCGDIVGSEMERFGIHLWLAPALNIHRSIRCGRNYEYFSEDPLISGVFAAALTKGVQSHPGCGVTIKHFAANNQETNRYNNNSIVSERALREIYLKGFEICVRLAQPKALMTSYNLLNGKHTSEHRELLEDVLRCEFEFDGIVMTDWVTSSDILSADAKYPAPEAYKVALAGNDLFMPGSQQEIDNLTAALKNGHITREELIKNAIRICRMAVELAGASV; translated from the coding sequence ATGGAACTTCAGAAATACGAACAGGAGCATCTGGATATACTGCGGCCGCTTCTTCCTGAGTGTACAGTACTTCTCAAGAAGAACGGCGATTTCCCCCTTGGTAAGCCGGGAAAGATTGCACTGTATGGTAACGGTGTGCGTAAGACAGTAAAAGGAGGAACCGGTTCCGGAGAGGTGAATTCCCGATTCTTTGAGATAGTAGAGGATGGATTTCAGAAAGCTGGGTTTGAAATTGTTTCCAGAGACTGGCTTGATGCCTATGACGAAATATATGACAAAGCGCAGGCTGGTTTTACAGAAGAAATCCGAAGAAGGGCGCAGGAGCATCATACACATCCCGTAATCGAAGGGATGGGAGCTGTCATGCCGGAGCCGGAATATGATCTGCCACTGAATGTAAAAGGTGAGACAGCCATTTATGTCCTTGCAAGGATATCAGGAGAGGGAAATGACAGGGAAGCGAGGGAAGGCGATATTTTCCTGACAGAAAGCGAGAGACGGACAATCCTTGAGCTGAAACGGCAGTACAGAAGGTTTATGCTGGTTCTGAATGTAGGAGGTCCGGTAGATCTTTCACCTGTCATGGAAGTGGAGAATATCCTGATTCTGTCGCAGCTTGGAGTGCAGACAGGAAGCGCTCTTGCGGATCTTGTTCTTGGGAAAACATATCCCTCCGGCAAATTGACGACTACCTGGACAAAATGGAAGGATTATCCGGATTTTGCGTCATTTGGAGAACAGGATGATACCCGGTATCAGGAAGGAATTTATGTGGGATACCGATATTTTGACAGTGTGGATAAAGAGGTACTGTTTCCGTTTGGATACGGTGTCTCCTATACAAATTTTGAAGTCCGTTTTAAGGGTCTGAAACTGGATAAAATGACTGCCGAAATAGGTGCAGAAGTGGTGAATATAGGTGATTTCTGTGGAAAAGAGGTCGTACAGTTATACGTTTCTGTGCCGGAAGGAAAGCTGGATCAGCCTTATCAGACTCTGGCTTCATGGAAAAAGACAGAAGAATTAAAACCGGGGGAGAAACAGACAGTTGAACTTTCATTCTTACTGACGGATCTGGCATCTTACGACGAAGAACAGGCGGCATGGATTCTGGAACAAGGGGAATATACCCTCCGAATGGGAAACAGCAGCAGAGATACGGAAGTCTGCGGTGTCATATCAGTACCGGAAACTTTGGTTATAAAATCAGTAAAAAACTGTTTTGGAAAACCGGATTTCACAGACTGGAAGCCGGAAAGAAAGAGAAAGGACAGAGTAGGAAAAAAGATACAATCTTTGGAAGCAGATATTTCCAGCGTGGATATAGTGAAAGTAGTCTATGAGCATAAAGATGAGCCAATGCCGGAGATGGAGGGATTTTCCGATGAAGAACTGATTAGCCTGAATGTGGGTGCTTTCGTTGCAGGAGGCGGAGTGACAGGCATCATCGGTAATGCTTCTATGTCGGTTGCAGGCGCGGCAGGCGAGACGGCAAAAGTGGGAGAAATCCCCGTGATCGTTATGGCAGACGGACCGGCAGGACTGCGGCTTTCTCAAAAGTGCTTCCGGGATGAGAATGGAATACATAGTCTGGGGAGTACAATGCCGGAGACAATGCAGAATCTTCTGACCGAGGATGAGCGCGCATATATGAACAGCATGATTCCGCAGCCCGGAGAGGACAGTGAGATCTTTGAGCAGTATGCGACGGCAATTCCCATCGGCACCGCGATCGCCCAAAGCTGGAATCCATTGCTTGCAGAACGCTGCGGGGATATCGTAGGAAGCGAAATGGAGCGGTTTGGCATTCATCTGTGGCTGGCTCCAGCTCTTAACATCCATCGGTCCATACGATGCGGCAGGAATTATGAATATTTTTCAGAAGACCCGCTGATAAGCGGCGTATTCGCGGCAGCACTTACGAAAGGGGTGCAGAGCCATCCCGGATGTGGGGTTACCATCAAGCATTTTGCGGCGAATAATCAGGAGACAAATCGGTATAACAATAACAGTATAGTCAGTGAACGTGCGCTGAGGGAAATCTATCTAAAAGGGTTTGAAATCTGTGTTCGTCTGGCACAGCCTAAAGCCCTGATGACATCTTATAATCTGTTAAACGGGAAGCATACCTCTGAGCATAGAGAACTTCTTGAGGATGTGCTCCGCTGTGAATTTGAATTTGACGGCATTGTAATGACAGACTGGGTAACATCCTCTGATATATTAAGTGCTGATGCGAAATATCCTGCACCCGAGGCATACAAGGTGGCTCTCGCAGGAAATGATCTTTTTATGCCGGGAAGCCAGCAGGAAATTGATAACCTTACGGCAGCTCTCAAGAACGGTCATATTACAAGAGAGGAATTGATAAAAAATGCCATCCGGATCTGCCGGATGGCTGTGGAACTCGCAGGCGCTTCAGTTTGA
- a CDS encoding PDDEXK family nuclease: protein MKYEHITEGRFIDRPNRFIAHVEINGQVETVHVKNTGRCREFLVPGTLKLVFTK from the coding sequence ATGAAGTACGAACATATCACAGAGGGTCGTTTCATAGACCGTCCCAATCGGTTTATTGCACATGTGGAGATCAATGGGCAGGTGGAAACGGTTCATGTAAAGAATACAGGCAGGTGCAGGGAATTTTTGGTCCCGGGTACACTAAAGCTTGTTTTTACTAAATAG
- a CDS encoding polymorphic toxin type 15 domain-containing protein codes for MAEGLQRRIEYSDLKFISSFAMEKILDFQTWEVPGEHARGNFRLLLSENEIGINSMNAPIQLLGQGNTAGALFSGYPEKVEIKEERGYRIADIQAVSGTILLDQKKSNRVFQKKVQTYMGIASAVTADTEHSACILPGSDMRTGGTLIQYQETDWRFLKRMASQLGLPLVPDTSYYYPRFYLGLPEGEKRELGEIIFCDLCFDGRYYAVSGKCLVDREDFICYDVVTRTSLSLGDRVTYEGRELLVSRKKTELAGGEVIFTYRLAGNSYTWVPWEDNPDYTGMSFVGSIVGTQGEQVEVAFDIDKSAAGGNSYGFAPATGNLMYCMPQKGTKTALYIGNGDEAQGIATGCIRTNGSTCEGTGSPEKKSFRSEHGKGMDLYPQRMGLDGGETGKITFEDETGTTIESNGGLVLMAKEGIRLESMTGIAMQGMSDIMALYAEGASSLCVNGSVDMLGRLAGISASKYTGYPPYDDAPKEGEFDWEGFTRNLAIGLGVVAVCAIGAAISIATLGAGSILAGAFIGAGIGALSTTAMKAGEEISTGNVRSAKEAFRDVGISAASGFITGAFGAKFPGAHRLTEGVVDTAVSAGERLAYAVFDDSMSWDEKWAYAFDPGQMVADFVTGVVIGEILDGIMAATQNKLRSIFANYDATMREALESGEDVLDEIKRIDEIEVEFNYNSKFDEAEFARQLADQQKGMNELTVREYLDNRQKYIEQGRAIESNAAQQAAREKAFVDKVDELQDAGLSLKEAEEQAEKWLDTQAALHNPDQVAGGYASNVGGVGDKGVNSSIGSQWRYRIDGVDAQIKKMAESMSEAEKNSTYLNVKLAHKGD; via the coding sequence ATGGCAGAAGGATTACAAAGGAGAATTGAATATTCCGATTTAAAATTTATCAGTTCCTTTGCCATGGAAAAGATCCTTGATTTTCAGACATGGGAGGTTCCAGGGGAACATGCCAGAGGAAACTTTCGACTTCTGTTGTCAGAAAATGAGATAGGCATAAACAGCATGAATGCACCCATACAGCTTTTGGGGCAGGGGAATACTGCGGGAGCTTTGTTCAGCGGATATCCGGAAAAGGTGGAAATCAAAGAAGAAAGAGGATACAGGATTGCAGACATACAGGCTGTGTCAGGAACAATTCTTTTAGATCAGAAAAAAAGTAACCGGGTATTTCAGAAAAAAGTACAGACTTATATGGGGATTGCCAGTGCCGTAACAGCAGATACCGAGCACAGTGCCTGCATACTGCCAGGGAGCGACATGCGGACCGGAGGGACGCTGATACAGTATCAGGAAACGGACTGGAGATTTCTGAAAAGAATGGCGTCCCAGCTTGGGCTTCCATTAGTGCCGGATACCAGCTATTATTATCCCCGCTTTTACCTTGGATTGCCGGAAGGTGAAAAAAGGGAATTGGGAGAAATCATTTTCTGTGATCTCTGTTTTGATGGGAGATATTATGCAGTCAGTGGAAAATGCCTTGTTGATAGGGAAGATTTCATTTGTTATGATGTTGTTACGAGGACAAGCCTGTCGCTGGGGGACAGAGTAACATATGAAGGAAGGGAGCTGCTTGTTTCTCGGAAAAAAACAGAACTGGCAGGAGGGGAGGTCATTTTTACATACCGCCTTGCGGGAAACAGTTATACGTGGGTTCCATGGGAGGATAACCCGGACTATACGGGAATGTCATTTGTCGGATCCATTGTCGGAACGCAGGGGGAGCAGGTAGAAGTAGCATTTGATATTGATAAAAGTGCGGCAGGTGGAAACAGTTATGGATTTGCTCCGGCGACAGGAAACCTGATGTACTGTATGCCGCAGAAGGGAACAAAAACAGCATTATATATAGGAAATGGAGATGAGGCGCAGGGAATAGCGACAGGGTGTATCCGTACTAATGGAAGCACCTGTGAGGGGACGGGAAGTCCCGAGAAAAAAAGTTTCCGGTCAGAGCACGGAAAAGGAATGGATCTGTATCCGCAGCGAATGGGATTGGATGGCGGTGAAACGGGAAAGATTACATTTGAGGATGAAACGGGGACTACCATAGAAAGCAATGGCGGGCTTGTTCTGATGGCAAAAGAAGGAATCCGGCTGGAGAGCATGACAGGGATTGCCATGCAGGGAATGTCAGATATCATGGCATTGTATGCAGAAGGGGCATCCAGTCTTTGTGTGAACGGCAGTGTGGATATGCTGGGCAGGCTGGCAGGAATATCAGCCAGTAAGTATACTGGGTATCCGCCCTATGATGATGCACCTAAGGAGGGTGAATTTGACTGGGAAGGATTTACGAGAAACCTTGCAATCGGTCTTGGAGTAGTTGCAGTATGTGCCATTGGTGCCGCAATTAGTATAGCAACGCTTGGAGCTGGAAGTATTTTAGCCGGGGCGTTTATAGGTGCGGGTATTGGTGCATTATCTACGACAGCGATGAAAGCAGGAGAGGAGATTTCGACTGGAAATGTCCGAAGTGCGAAAGAAGCTTTTCGAGATGTAGGAATATCAGCTGCCAGCGGTTTTATAACGGGGGCATTTGGAGCAAAATTTCCGGGAGCACATCGTTTGACTGAAGGTGTTGTAGATACAGCGGTATCAGCAGGTGAAAGACTTGCGTATGCAGTCTTTGATGACAGTATGTCATGGGATGAGAAGTGGGCATATGCTTTTGATCCAGGACAGATGGTGGCAGATTTTGTAACAGGTGTTGTCATAGGAGAAATCCTTGATGGGATAATGGCAGCAACACAGAATAAGTTAAGAAGTATTTTTGCAAATTATGATGCTACGATGCGTGAGGCTCTTGAGAGTGGTGAAGATGTACTTGATGAGATTAAAAGAATTGACGAAATAGAGGTTGAATTTAATTATAATTCAAAATTTGATGAAGCTGAGTTTGCCCGACAATTAGCAGATCAGCAAAAGGGTATGAATGAATTGACAGTTCGGGAATATCTCGATAATCGTCAAAAGTATATTGAACAAGGGCGTGCAATAGAAAGCAATGCGGCACAGCAGGCAGCAAGAGAAAAGGCATTTGTAGATAAAGTAGACGAATTACAGGATGCAGGATTATCTTTAAAAGAAGCAGAAGAACAGGCTGAAAAATGGTTGGATACGCAGGCAGCTTTACACAACCCCGATCAAGTGGCTGGTGGTTATGCAAGTAATGTCGGTGGTGTTGGAGATAAAGGTGTTAACTCTTCAATCGGTTCACAGTGGCGTTATAGAATTGATGGTGTTGATGCACAAATAAAAAAAATGGCAGAGAGTATGTCTGAAGCAGAGAAAAATTCAACATATCTTAATGTAAAGCTGGCACATAAAGGAGACTAA